A genomic window from Vanessa cardui chromosome Z, ilVanCard2.1, whole genome shotgun sequence includes:
- the LOC124543282 gene encoding uncharacterized protein LOC124543282: MDLIKYALVLFVMFVVSDAGGHGEKHHDHVKLHVPEFIHHDHHTKVITIHHHHHQPKKEHHHHHHHHHQHKPHVIIPHGHHYHHHQKKIHTVSKGHSTHKEHGHHGHHGLHGHHGHHGHHGSHGHHGSHGHHGHKHHDPPSVGYDPPSVGYDPPSVNYDYPAVSYEPPKFNYNPGPSYGSDYGSFTPSVPNIPNAPHVHGVVHTVKQVKVFDSLPGALPSVAPGKVNTASHGYEVKEQEQEDEGEDDVFTAVNSLSQTYPATFGYVRGAAPTNNDPFSEIIQQSTAQAPNHDPFAAVEHPTAFTNFEGATGAGDVFSTVSGPTQGTLPNIQPSQFTGNAINDVTGFDDPNNIIIGDVSSTALLSPDESYNDDSPVSYSREAGIQQVIKTGGSESVVY, encoded by the exons ATGGACTTAATAAAATACGCTTTAGTGCTTTTTGTTATGTTTGTCGTCAGCGACGCCGGGGGTCATGGAGAAAAACATCA cGATCACGTCAAGTTACATGTGCCAGAATTCATCCATCATGACCATCATACAAAAGTGATTACAATACACCACCACCACCATCAGCCTAAGAAGGAACATCATCACCAccaccatcatcatcaccaaCATAAGCCACATGTTATTATACCACAcggtcatcattatcatcaccaTCAGAAGAAAATTCATACCGTGTCTAAAGGTCATTCTACTCATAAGGAACATGGCCATCATGGCCACCACGGTCTTCATGGTCATCATGGACATCACGGACACCATGGCAGTCACGGACACCATGGCTCTCATGGTCACCATGGGCATAAACATCATGACCCACCATCTGTAGGCTACGATCCACCATCTGTAGGTTACGACCCACCGTCTGTAAACTACGATTATCCTGCTGTCAGTTATGAACCAcccaaatttaattacaatccCGGTCCATCGTATGGAAGTGATTATGGATCATTCACGCCTTCTGTACCAAATATACCAAACGCACCTCATGTACACGGTGTTGTACATACAGTGAAACAAGTTAAAGTTTTCGATTCATTACCGGGTGCATTACCGAGTGTGGCACCAGGAAAGGTTAATACAGCTTCTCATGGTTATGAAGTAAAAGAACAGGAACAGGAAGATGAGGGTGAAGATGACGTGTTCACTGCCGTCAACAGTCTATCCCAAACGTACCCCGCCACTTTTGGATATGTAAGAGGCGCTGCTCCCACAAATAACGATCCATTTTCAGAGATCATTCAACAGAGCACCGCTCAAGCTCCCAATCATGATCCTTTCGCAGCTGTAGAACATCCAACCGCATTTACAAATTTCGAAGGCGCAACTGGTGCTGGTGACGTATTTAGTACTGTATCCGGACCTACTCAAGGTACATTGCCAAACATTCAACCTTCACAGTTCACTGGGAATGCTATAAATGATGTAACAGGATTTGATGATcccaacaatataataataggtGACGTGAGTAGTACTGCTCTTCTATCACCAGATGAAAGTTACAACGACGACTCTCCCGTGTCTTACAGCAGAGAAGCTGGTATACAGCAAGTTATTAAAACTGGCGGGTCTGAAAGcgtagtttattaa
- the LOC124543225 gene encoding uncharacterized protein LOC124543225, whose protein sequence is MYSHRKTSMSILLSLVLIASTEGFFLKWGSDSGSQSSQKSWVQPMSPYRYQYMYPYESRKIYQVQQQQYAQPDMQMQQNMAPIPISVPAGASLTPVSLQHVQLVPCMCPVAPEEADKLQEQAGSGPYVAQTYSQAYSIPQQMTVADAPKTTNKQ, encoded by the exons ATGAGCATCCTTCTGAGTTTGGTGCTAATAGCTTCAACGGAGGGGTTCTTCTTAAAATGGGGTTCAGATTCCGG AAGTCAATCCTCTCAGAAGTCATGGGTGCAGCCTATGTCGCCGTACAGATATCAATACATGTACCCGTATGAGTCcagaaaaatatatcaagtacAACAACAGCAATATGCTCAACCGGATATGCAGATGCAACAGAACATGGCGCCGATACCGATCAGCGTGCCAGCTGGAGCAAGTCTCACCCCAGTCTCCCTACAACACGTACAACTCGTGCCCTGCATGTGCCCAGTGGCGCCAGAGGAAGCGGATAAACTCCAAGAGCAGGCTGGCTCCGGTCCGTACGTCGCCCAAACTTACTCGCAAGCTTACTCCATCCCACAGCAGATGACGGTCGCGGACGCTCCGAAAACGACCAACAAACAGTAA
- the LOC124543349 gene encoding uncharacterized protein LOC124543349, with product MSARFLLALVCVAELSSLISAGGGGGGHKKVIIHVPVFVKHHHHKHTIVKHIHHKSGGGGGDDHYEVLGYTYGEPKPAPHFGGGHGWGAAEESHGHEDSPVSFEGGDHGGYSLSGDEHGY from the exons ATGTCCGCACGATTTTTG TTGGCGCTCGTTTGCGTAGCTGAGCTGTCTTCACTGATCTCAGCGGGTGGTGGCGGCGGTGGTCACAAGAAAGTGATCATTCACGTCCCGGTGTTCGTGAAACACCATCACCACAAGCACACAATAGTCAAGCATATACACCACAAGAGTGGCGGCGGTGGTGGAGATGACCACTACGAAGTTCTTGGATACACGTATGGGGAGCCAAAACCGGCACCACACTTTGGCGGAG GTCATGGCTGGGGAGCAGCTGAGGAGAGCCACGGTCACGAAGACAGTCCCGTAAGCTTCGAGGGTGGCGATCACGGTGGATACTCCCTTAGTGGGGACGAACACGGTTACTGA
- the LOC124543194 gene encoding uncharacterized protein LOC124543194, which translates to MDCRSVLLFCLAVFLAILLTSVEGRTKKVVIHVPYKVKKIKHTHTVFKTIHHHHSHHDHHDHLDTILPAEEHEHFHHMHLDEPPIVQNHQIPNIGITGMGIPDFLPDAPLDLPLSIPDLPRDITVKPKRLNIPKFIRE; encoded by the exons ATGGATTGTCGATCGGTG ttACTTTTCTGCTTGGCTGTATTCCTCGCAATACTTCTTACAAGCGTGGAAGG ACGAACTAAAAAAGTGGTCATTCATGTAccatataaagtaaagaaaatcaAGCACACGCACACCGTGTTCAAGACCATTCACCACCACCATTCGCATCATGATCACCACGATCATCTCGATACAATACTGCCGGCTGAGGAACACGAGCATTTTCACCACATGCACCTCGACGAGCCACCGATCGTCCAGAACCATCAAATTCCCAACATTGGAATCACGGGCATGGGAATCCCGGATTTCTTGCCAGATGCACCTCTAGATTTGCCTCTAAGTATTCCAGATTTGCCGCGAGATATCACGGTGAAACCAAAGCGACTCAACATTCCCAAGTTCATACGAGAATAG